CGGGCGAGGTGCAGATGCCATTGGAGAAGCGCAGGCCCTTGTCGACCACTTTCTTCTCACCCATCGGGCTGATGTAAATAATCTCGCTCTGCCGGCGATTAGCCCAATCGGGGAAGGTGACGTACTTGCTGCCATTCTGCAAAACCACGATATCGTTACCCTTGAAGCCGCTGGCGATATCGGCTCCCACGCCTTTGGGATCATAAGCAATGATTTTGTCCACACCGGAGGCCACGGCGTAGAGTCTGCCATCCGGGCCAAAAATCTGCCCGTCGCTGCGGCTATTGGCCTCCAGGAATACGGAAACCTTGCCTTCGAGATCGACCTTATAAGTCTTCGAGCGAGGTACGTCATTGAAGAAGACCTCGCCATTGGCATTCACGGCCGGCCCTTCAGTGGCCTGGTAGCCTTCGCCGACCAGTTTCCAGCCTTCCTTGGGGAAGAAGGTCTTTTTGAAATCGGCAGAACCTTCGGGCGTTTTCACGGGCTCGGGCCAGTTCTTCCAGAGCCATTTGAAAGCATCCGGGAAGAGTTCCGTCGAATGTCGGCCATCATGCCGGCCTTCCCCCCAGTTGTGATCGACTTCGTAGCCCATGAACTGGAAGGAGCGTTCCATCGCCTGATTGGCGATCCACCAGTCGCCGCCGTAGATGTTGTTGTCGTTGCTGCCGTCTTCCAGGAAGATGCGGATCGGTTTGGGTTCCATTTTGCGGATCAGTGTCGGGTAGTTATGGCCCCCCCGCAGACCGACGTAGGTGCCGATGCCGCTGAAGACTCGTGTGAACGCGTCCGGGCGTTCCCAGGCGGCCGTGAACGCGGCGATGGCTCCACTGGAAGTTCCCGCAATACTGCGATCGTTGCCGCTCTTGGAAAGGCGAATGGCCCGACCATCCTGGGTTTGCAATTTCTCGACTGCCGGAAGGATTTCTTCCAGGAGGAATCGGGCATAGGCATCGCCTAGCCCATCATACTCGTAACTGCGATTGAAGCGATCCAGGGCCTTGCTCGAATCGGCCGCTTTTACCACACCGGGCGGGATGAAGACGCCGATCATCACCGGGATTTCCCTGGCGGCGATCAACTTGTCGAAAACCTGGGGAGCATTGAATTGAATGCCGTCCTGATTGACGTGAACGCAGGCCGGGGTCTTTCCGTCGTATTGCCTGGGGACATAGACGGAAACGGTGCGGGTGGTGCCCGGAAAGATTTTGCTGTCCTTGAACTCGAAGCGAAGCATCTCTCCTTCAAGTTTCGGCGGTTCGTTTTTCTTTTCCTGGGCCAGTAGAGAGAGACCTAGTCCCATGACAAAAGTTAACGCGGCAAAAAATCGAATCGAAATTCGGCGCATGGAGAGGAATCCTGGGGGAAAAAAACGGTGGGTCTAGCCTTTATAGCTATTCCCCGGTTCCATCGTCTTTCGATTTTTGCCCAGCCGGAAGGAGTCGTCGCCTCTTCTACACTTCCCGGCTCTTCCAGAGTTGTCGTCCCAGAATGGGATCCCGCTCAGTGAAGTCGCGGGAACTTGGATCATTGCGCAGACAGCGCTGAAACATTTCCATTTTCGCATCCAGATCGTCCGCATGATGAACGATCAAGACCTCCGGAACCGCGGGCAATCGCGGCGAGCCCCATTCCGGCAGGGCCAGATGAGCCAGCACGACATGTTCGAGAAGCTTGAGTAAGTGCGGATGGAGTTCGGGAAAGAGGGCGCCGGCCTGACGAACCAGATCCCGCCCGAGAATGGAATGTCCCGCCAGTCGTCCCTCAATGGTGGTTTCCGTCCAGTCGAAAAATTCGGGACTGGGCCGAAGTTCCACGGCCCGGCCGATCTCATGCAAGATTGCTCCGGCCAGCACAATGTCGGTATTCAACGGCGGTTGTGAGTCGGCGTAGATCGTTCGATACCGCTCGGCCAGAATCAGACTGTGCTCGGCGACGCGCAGAGTATGTTCCAGCCAACCGCCGGCAAAGGGGTAGTAGTGCTTCGGGGAGGCGGGCAGGCGCAGCAAGGCCTCGCGATGGGTTTCAAGCAGATAAAGAACGAGATTTTTCAGGGAAGTATCGAGTAGCCGTTCCGACGCGAGGGAGCACAGCGCAGAAAAAGCTTCTTCGGGCGGTTTCCGATAACGCTCGATGTACTCGATTTCGGTGAAACCTTCCCGCCGGTCCTTTTCGTTAACGGGACGAAGGCCCAGCAGTTCGATCTGAGAACCAAATTCTTTGTGATCGATGTATTTGGCCCGCAACCGGTAGAATCGACCGATCTGCCAGGTTTTTTCGCAATCGTCGAAGTGAAAAGAATCGCTCCAGATCAGAGTTCCGGCGGTGCGCTTGGCGTCCTTGAATCGGCAGAGGAAGTAGGGCTTGCGGTCGCGCGATTCGCTCTTTTGACGCTCCGTGAGAAGAGCGAAAAATTCGCCGACTTGATTGGGCTGCATTTCGAAAAGGCGGACCAGGGGCGATGCCAAATTTCACCTCGGAGCTAGAGGCGGGACTTTAGGGGAATTATGAAACTCATTGAATGCGAGTTCATCAGGTGAGGCAAGTCGTAGAGATCCTTACATTTCCGCTTATTCTTCCTCCACACTGTCGCTGACATTGGGAAGGCGAGCTTTTTCGATCAGCCAGAAAAGAATATGCGGATTGGGGATTGAGGCAATCGGGAACATTTTCCAGGGGCGTTTTCGACCGACCCGGAAGATGGAATATGTTCCAGAGGTGATCAGGGTCGACTGGCATTCGTACCAGGCGAGGGAGTCTTTCTTGTGGCTGAGGCCGCCCGGGCCGACGACCAGTTCGCCGAATTCGAGTCTCTCACCCAATTGATACTGCTGCCAAAGGGCCGGCCATTTGCGGGAGAAGACTTCGGCTTGAATTCGCTCGCCCAGCGAGGCCGAATTCTCCAGCGAACTTGGGATTGTGAGCTCTTCGCCGTCTTCGCGAAGGATGGTCATCTGCATGGTTTGAAACTGGCCGGCCGCTTTCAGAAGTGGCACGGCGACTTTCCATTCCTGCACCTGGGGATGCTCCGCATCGTACCAGGGGGCGGCCGCCGTGGAACCGTGATAGTTCTTGAAACTGATCGATTGCAGTTCGTCCCAGGGAAAACTGACAATGGTTCCGCGTTTCCAGCAGAGCAGGCCCATGGGGAAGCGCAGGACCCAGAGGCCACGGTGTCGGAGGATCTGGCCGATCATGGCGATGCTGAAAATCAGCGGGCCGAACAGCAGTAGAAAGATGAACTTATCCGCGAATCGGATATTAAAGACGAACCAATAGAGGTAGTTCAGCACGCCTGAGAGGAGAATGCCGCCGATCGCGTAGACCAGTCGTTCGCGAAAAATGCGCTGAGTAAAGCGGTGGACGGAAAGCGGGGGTCCCAGTTTGGCTACCGGAGCGTTGAATTCTTCCGGCCAGTCAGGCGGGATAGTGTCGATGATTTCTTCTTCAGCCATGTCCTAATTCTATTCGAAAAAAGCGCTTTTATCTTATCCGAATCAGGGCGAATTCCTGTAGGGAATTTCGAGTGGATCTTACCCGGGGAGCTTTGCCTATTGCTCGCTGCCTAAAAAGCAGTCCGTCGGAACGGCGTTCACTGGCTTGAAGAAGATTCAGTGAGAGTTTGGTTGTGGCTTACTTGGAGCGTTTTGATAAAGAATTCAGAATGTCAAAGCGACAAAAAGTGTTTCAAAATGACCAAACTGGCAGATTTTCAACGAGTGGAGATGACAGGAGTCGAACCTGCGACCTCTTGAATGCCATTCAAGCGCTCTCCCAACTGAGCTACACCCCCGATTGTTCTTCTAGGTTATTGTCCCCCGTGCATGAAGTCAACGGGGGGAAGAAAAAAGCTGCATCAGGACTGGGAAACCGTCTGCGGGGCGAAAGTTGCACCGATCATGCGACGAAGCATTTGAGCGAGGTTCATACCCCGTTGCTGGGCGACGTTTTCCATCAACTGAATCTGCCAGCGCGGCAGGAGCAGGGAGATTTCGACAATCTCTGTCTCGGTTGAAGTTTGCTCTGGCTTCGTGATGGGTTGGCTTAACCCGATTGTGGCAACCATGACTCCGTACACTCCGTTCTTCCAGTGATATACTGGGAGAGACATTTCATCTTTCAATTTGTTCGCGTCAAAAGTGAATACACATTCCGTGCCGATTCAGGAAATTTGCGAGACGAGCAATGCGATCCTCAATGAATTGTGAAGATTACCGAACGGCCAAAAAAAGCGCTCAGCATAGGAATTACGCACAGAATGTATTAGTTTCTTGCATTTCGAAAAAATTAGGGAAAAGGGATCGCCTCGCGATTTTATTATTATAAGACCGTTTGATTTTGTGGTAGAGTGGCGAGTTTTTTACAATAGTTGCAAATATTATTTGGTCTCACTTCAAAAAAAGTGTGAAAATAGGAAAATTTCCTGCTAAGACGTACTAGGTTTGCATTTGAATCTGTAAGTCACCGTCGCATCCGAGAAGACTCCCGGACCTCGAGTTCGCCTCTTCAAGGATTCTTCCAGAAGAACTGGCTTACTCCGTTCAAACCGTGTGCTATGGAATACTTAGGGTTGAGATAAGCTCGCGCTAGTCCGTCCTTTAAGCTTGCTTGTGATGGGGACCGCCGATCATGGCCAAATCGAAAACCGACATCAGCTCGAAACAGGATTTGGAAAAAAAACCGAGTTCTACTGAAATAATACCAACACCTTCGAACTCCGACTCCTCGGAAGAGTTTGTCGAGTTTGGGGCCGTAGCCTCCATTAGGGAGGGCGCCTCTGGTGTGGTACCGATTTCGGAAATGATAGTTACAGAGGAAGCGCCGTCGGTTGTCTCCTGGGCCGATGTCATCCGTCAGCAGCAGGGCGGCGTTCACGAATCCCCGGCCCCTGTAGGGGAAGGGATTCAATTCGACTCCTTCTCCGATCTGGATCTCAAAAAGAAATTCGATTCGATCATGCCGGCGGGCAGTTCGCCGGGAGTTACGGAAGTCGACGGGATGTTCTTCTTCGATGCGAAGGGGAGTGGTCTCGACGCTCACCCAAAGATTCCAGAGGGCGAGTCTTCCCGCGTCGATATGCACACCAGTGCCAATGGGGAGCAGCCTTCGGGTTCCCGAGTGCGACTCGATAGCAATCCGAGCCAGACCAGCATTGTGGAAAACTCGGGGGACATCACTTTCAGCATCAAAGCCCCTCCTTCGGATGCGGCCGGGGCGATCCCCGTACCTTCCGATGCCGAGATGGCTCTGCACCGGCATTCCAGTAACGAATTGCCGACCTTCGACGATCTCAATCTGCTGACCCAGTCCAAACCGGGCGAAAGCGGAATTCTCTTCAGTCTGACCGATGGCTTTCCGCCGTCGGACGAAATGCCTTCGACGCAAAAACACGATATTCTCTTTGGCGATCAGGATGGCGAATCGGGAATTCTGCTCACGAATAATAAGAACGAGAATGCGGACGTCGGTGTGCTGCCCCCGGATACCGAATCTCCTTCCGGGGCCGTGCGGTCCTCGATTCTGGATATCCTCCTTAGCAATCCCAACGCCTTGGATGAATCGGCTTCCTCCTCGAACGTCTTCGGGGCGAACGGCGTACAGATTCCGGATCAGGAAGATTTTGGCTCCATTCAGAATCTGACGGAAACTGCCAAGATCCGATCCACTCCCGAGTTCTTCCTTCCGGAAGCAGCCGCGATGGCTCATAACGGGCCGAGTAAATCCTCCGCGGAAATTTCGCCGACCAGTACTCCGAAAACGTTCAAGAATGAATCCAGCGGCGAATTGCGCGGCCTCGAAGCCGTCGGCGATTTTGAAGGCGATGGCGCGGTAGATATTTATGCCGATCAGCCCCTGGAGAGCGAACTGACGGCCTCGGGTACGTTCAAGGTCTCCGATGCCGATCTGGAACTCGCTCGTCTTCGACAGAAGATCATCGAATCTTCCGCAGTCGATTTGAGCTCCAACCCCTCGTTTAATTCCTTCAAAATCGATGCAAAGAAAAAGGTCCCGACGCCTCCGCCCGATTCCGGCACGGTGGCACCTTTCCCCGAAAAGAGCCATGCCTACGCGGAGCCGGTTGCCCACTTCCACGTCGGGTCCGATCCCGATGGGCATTTGAGCTCGGAAATGGACGTGGATAACTCCATGATCCGCCGACTGGAAGAGATGGCTTCCCACGAGGAGTTCATTCTCGGTGCGCCGAACATTTCGGAACAGGAACTCAAAGAACTCAATCAGGCCAACGCGGATAAGTTATCTGCAACCGACGGGCTGAAGACGCCGAATCAGCACTCCACCAGCACGAATCTGGGATCGGCGGTACTTTCCCAGCATCCCAGTAATCCCAGCAATGGCCCGGTTTCCCTGCAGCCCGAACGGGCGAAGAGCCCCTACCGTGGTAAGGATGCCGCCGATTTCGAACAGACCGGTTTAAACAAACGCGGAAGATCAGGCAAGCTTTTCGCGGGTGTTCTCGGAGCAGTCCTGGGCGCGGGGGGAGTTTTCGGTGCCGGTTACTTCGGCGGCTTCCTGCCGAGTTCCGACAGTAACGCCCGGAATTCCGCCGATCTTGCGAAACTGGCTGCGACCAACGAGGATCTGGAAAATAATCGTAAAGAGCTCTTGAACCAGACGAAGAACTTGAAAGAAGTTCTGACCCGGTTGAATGTGAACGAAACCTCGGAAGCGTTAGCCTCCATCGATTCGTTGATCCGGGCTCGCGATACCGCCGTCAAAGCCAAAGACGAAGTCAGCG
The genomic region above belongs to Telmatocola sphagniphila and contains:
- a CDS encoding SMP-30/gluconolactonase/LRE family protein, which gives rise to MRRISIRFFAALTFVMGLGLSLLAQEKKNEPPKLEGEMLRFEFKDSKIFPGTTRTVSVYVPRQYDGKTPACVHVNQDGIQFNAPQVFDKLIAAREIPVMIGVFIPPGVVKAADSSKALDRFNRSYEYDGLGDAYARFLLEEILPAVEKLQTQDGRAIRLSKSGNDRSIAGTSSGAIAAFTAAWERPDAFTRVFSGIGTYVGLRGGHNYPTLIRKMEPKPIRIFLEDGSNDNNIYGGDWWIANQAMERSFQFMGYEVDHNWGEGRHDGRHSTELFPDAFKWLWKNWPEPVKTPEGSADFKKTFFPKEGWKLVGEGYQATEGPAVNANGEVFFNDVPRSKTYKVDLEGKVSVFLEANSRSDGQIFGPDGRLYAVASGVDKIIAYDPKGVGADIASGFKGNDIVVLQNGSKYVTFPDWANRRQSEIIYISPMGEKKVVDKGLRFSNGICTSPDQTLLYVSDSATHWVYSYQIQPDGSLKYKQKFFHLHVRDSEDESGADGMRVDTEGNLYVATRYGIQICDPVGRVHMIVPTPNGKLANLTFGGKNFDTIYACCGDKIYSRKVKIKGCNAFQDPIKPPRPGL
- a CDS encoding DUF6585 family protein; translation: MAEEEIIDTIPPDWPEEFNAPVAKLGPPLSVHRFTQRIFRERLVYAIGGILLSGVLNYLYWFVFNIRFADKFIFLLLFGPLIFSIAMIGQILRHRGLWVLRFPMGLLCWKRGTIVSFPWDELQSISFKNYHGSTAAAPWYDAEHPQVQEWKVAVPLLKAAGQFQTMQMTILREDGEELTIPSSLENSASLGERIQAEVFSRKWPALWQQYQLGERLEFGELVVGPGGLSHKKDSLAWYECQSTLITSGTYSIFRVGRKRPWKMFPIASIPNPHILFWLIEKARLPNVSDSVEEE
- a CDS encoding HD domain-containing protein, whose translation is MASPLVRLFEMQPNQVGEFFALLTERQKSESRDRKPYFLCRFKDAKRTAGTLIWSDSFHFDDCEKTWQIGRFYRLRAKYIDHKEFGSQIELLGLRPVNEKDRREGFTEIEYIERYRKPPEEAFSALCSLASERLLDTSLKNLVLYLLETHREALLRLPASPKHYYPFAGGWLEHTLRVAEHSLILAERYRTIYADSQPPLNTDIVLAGAILHEIGRAVELRPSPEFFDWTETTIEGRLAGHSILGRDLVRQAGALFPELHPHLLKLLEHVVLAHLALPEWGSPRLPAVPEVLIVHHADDLDAKMEMFQRCLRNDPSSRDFTERDPILGRQLWKSREV